One window from the genome of Fulvivirga lutea encodes:
- the nqrF gene encoding NADH:ubiquinone reductase (Na(+)-transporting) subunit F — translation MTTVIITSIVAFTAIILLLVLILLFAQSKLVQTGPVNIVINGDTDNPITTSAGSTLLSTLSAQKIFLPSACGGGGTCAMCKCVVEDGGGDVLPTEVGHLSRAEQKENVRLSCQVKVKQDMNIRIPEEIFGIKKWECEVVSNYNVSTFIKEFVMKLPEGETLDFEAGGYVQIDVPAIEVDFKTMDITPKPELGHPDDKYKEDWDNFNLWDLTMKNDEPIFRAYSMANHPAEGNIVMLNIRIATPPWDRDAGKWMDVNPGICSSYVFSRKPGDKVTISGPYGEFAINYTDREMIYIGGGAGMAPLRAQIFHLFHTEKTDRKVSYWYGGRSKKELFYTNHFRKIEDEFPNFQFNIALSEPLEEDNWKIKKSLDDREADGYTGFIHQALYDNYLKDHPEPEEVEYYLCGPPLMNAAVLKMLDEMGIPPENIRFDDFGG, via the coding sequence ATGACTACGGTAATTATAACCTCAATTGTCGCATTTACAGCAATCATTCTTTTACTTGTTTTAATCCTGCTGTTTGCGCAATCTAAACTTGTGCAAACGGGTCCGGTAAACATTGTTATAAATGGCGATACTGATAATCCTATAACAACTTCTGCAGGCTCGACCTTGCTTTCTACACTTTCAGCACAGAAGATATTCTTACCATCAGCTTGTGGCGGTGGCGGTACTTGTGCTATGTGCAAGTGCGTGGTTGAAGATGGCGGTGGAGATGTACTACCTACTGAAGTTGGACATTTAAGCAGAGCAGAGCAAAAAGAAAATGTGCGTCTTTCTTGCCAGGTAAAAGTAAAGCAAGACATGAACATCAGAATTCCTGAAGAAATTTTCGGAATTAAGAAATGGGAATGCGAAGTGGTATCTAACTACAACGTTTCTACCTTCATTAAGGAATTTGTGATGAAGTTACCTGAAGGCGAAACATTAGATTTCGAAGCAGGTGGTTACGTTCAGATCGATGTACCTGCTATTGAGGTAGATTTCAAAACAATGGACATTACTCCTAAACCTGAGCTTGGGCACCCGGATGATAAATACAAAGAAGATTGGGATAACTTCAACTTATGGGATTTAACCATGAAGAATGATGAGCCAATCTTTAGAGCATATTCAATGGCTAACCACCCTGCTGAAGGAAACATTGTTATGTTGAATATCCGTATTGCTACTCCACCATGGGATAGAGATGCAGGCAAATGGATGGATGTAAACCCTGGTATTTGTTCTTCTTATGTATTCTCTAGAAAACCGGGTGATAAAGTTACAATCTCTGGCCCTTACGGTGAGTTTGCTATTAACTACACTGATAGAGAAATGATCTACATTGGTGGTGGTGCTGGTATGGCTCCGCTAAGAGCACAGATTTTCCACCTTTTCCATACAGAAAAAACTGATAGAAAAGTTTCTTACTGGTATGGTGGACGTTCTAAAAAAGAATTATTCTATACAAATCACTTCAGAAAAATTGAAGATGAATTCCCTAACTTCCAATTCAACATAGCTCTGTCTGAGCCTTTGGAAGAAGATAATTGGAAAATAAAAAAATCACTGGATGATAGAGAGGCTGATGGCTACACCGGTTTCATTCACCAAGCTCTTTATGACAATTATTTAAAAGATCATCCGGAGCCTGAAGAAGTAGAATACTACCTATGCGGACCTCCTTTGATGAACGCTGCGGTATTGAAGATGTTGGATGAGATGGGTATTCCACCAGAAAACATCCGATTCGATGACTTCGGAGGTTAA
- a CDS encoding homoserine dehydrogenase, translating to MTKINIGLFGFGCVGQGFHEILTDKNDPNFHIKKIVVKNENKPRSAPKELFSVDAEDIFNDGDINLIVELIDDAEKAFELVKRALVREIPVISANKKMIAAHLEELNEFQEKYNVPFLYEGAVCGSVPILQTLENYYQNDHIKEIRGIFNGSTNYILSKVLNENLSYESALKSAQELGFAETDPTLDVGGFDPSYKLAILIKHAFGISFNPNHVIRFGIDQLSTTLLDYAKANGLKVKLIARSAIKNGQLSAMVVPHLVSEADEEFSIENEFNSVTIKTEYSGNQLLVGKGAGKLPTGLAVYNDLKNLSKGFRYEYKESLASLSDDVFTVFIKYEHSNFIVKLFDQVIEHNLTKGDSYVIGKISPSKLKSLKSFDDLSVGVFSENAIKKALLSTSYSYAV from the coding sequence ATGACAAAGATAAATATAGGTCTGTTTGGTTTTGGATGTGTGGGGCAAGGTTTCCATGAAATCTTAACAGATAAAAATGACCCTAACTTTCATATAAAGAAAATAGTGGTCAAGAATGAAAATAAGCCGAGATCAGCTCCAAAAGAATTATTTTCAGTAGATGCTGAAGACATTTTCAACGATGGTGACATCAACTTAATCGTTGAACTGATTGACGATGCTGAGAAAGCTTTTGAGCTTGTAAAAAGAGCATTAGTTAGAGAAATTCCAGTTATTTCTGCTAATAAAAAGATGATAGCAGCTCATCTTGAAGAACTCAATGAGTTCCAGGAAAAATATAATGTACCATTTTTGTATGAAGGCGCAGTTTGTGGTAGCGTTCCTATTCTACAAACTCTTGAAAATTATTACCAAAATGATCATATCAAAGAAATTAGAGGTATTTTCAATGGCTCCACTAACTATATTTTATCGAAGGTGCTCAATGAGAACCTGAGTTATGAATCGGCCTTAAAATCCGCACAGGAACTGGGTTTTGCGGAAACTGACCCAACGTTAGATGTTGGCGGTTTTGATCCCTCTTACAAGTTGGCCATTTTAATAAAGCATGCCTTTGGTATTTCTTTTAACCCTAACCATGTGATTAGATTTGGTATCGATCAACTTTCCACAACGCTGCTAGATTATGCCAAAGCCAATGGATTAAAAGTGAAGCTGATTGCCCGCAGTGCCATTAAAAATGGTCAGTTGTCTGCTATGGTTGTTCCACATTTAGTGAGTGAAGCAGACGAGGAGTTTAGCATTGAAAATGAATTCAATTCAGTAACCATAAAAACTGAATATTCAGGTAATCAATTATTGGTAGGCAAAGGTGCTGGTAAACTTCCAACCGGATTGGCCGTCTACAATGATTTGAAAAATTTGAGTAAAGGATTTCGATATGAGTATAAGGAATCATTGGCTAGTTTGAGTGATGACGTATTCACTGTATTTATTAAGTACGAGCATAGTAATTTCATAGTAAAGCTATTTGATCAGGTTATTGAACACAATCTTACCAAAGGAGATAGCTATGTTATCGGAAAAATATCGCCAAGTAAATTGAAATCATTAAAAAGTTTTGATGACTTATCCGTAGGTGTATTTAGTGAAAATGCGATTAAAAAGGCGCTATTGAGTACTTCTTACAGCTATGCAGTGTAG
- a CDS encoding homoserine O-acetyltransferase family protein has product MPSVKSEAQSTQKSKVELFNFDQEFGLESGSSLPELKIAYTTHGKLNAAKNNVVWVFHALTANADPTEWWPDIVGKNKVINTDEHFIVCANILGSCYGTTGPDSIEPVSGEKYGLDFPLITIKDIVRAHELLRQHLGIIKIKLGIGGSMGGHQLLEWAIDSPSLFENIYLIATNAHHSAWGIAFNSAQRLALEADPTLAYKYEGAGEKGLKAARAIAMLSYRNQNTYRKTQSDFEDKIDGFKADSYQAYQGEKLVRRFSPQAYWTLSKAMDSHNVGRGRKSVRNALTKVKANTIVAGIKSDILFPFAEQRFIAKNIKNARFELIDSLYGHDGFLIESEKIKNHLLKLLK; this is encoded by the coding sequence ATGCCTTCAGTAAAATCAGAAGCACAGAGCACGCAAAAGTCTAAGGTTGAGTTGTTCAATTTCGATCAAGAGTTTGGGTTAGAGAGCGGAAGTTCTCTGCCCGAGCTTAAGATCGCTTACACGACCCATGGAAAATTAAATGCCGCTAAGAACAATGTAGTTTGGGTTTTCCATGCCTTAACAGCCAATGCCGATCCAACAGAATGGTGGCCGGATATTGTAGGAAAAAACAAAGTCATCAATACTGACGAACACTTTATAGTTTGTGCCAATATTTTAGGTTCCTGCTATGGTACCACCGGGCCCGATAGTATTGAACCGGTGAGTGGCGAAAAGTATGGATTAGATTTTCCCCTAATCACCATTAAGGATATAGTCAGGGCACATGAGTTATTGCGTCAACATTTGGGCATCATTAAAATTAAGCTAGGAATAGGTGGTTCCATGGGTGGCCATCAACTATTAGAATGGGCCATAGACTCGCCCAGCTTATTTGAAAATATTTATTTGATTGCCACCAATGCGCATCACTCTGCCTGGGGTATTGCTTTTAATTCAGCTCAACGCTTGGCACTGGAAGCGGACCCAACCCTGGCTTATAAATATGAAGGTGCTGGTGAAAAAGGGTTAAAAGCAGCACGAGCTATCGCCATGCTGTCTTATCGCAACCAAAACACATACAGAAAAACACAGAGCGATTTTGAAGATAAAATTGATGGCTTTAAAGCAGATAGCTATCAGGCATATCAGGGAGAAAAACTAGTGAGACGGTTTAGCCCACAAGCGTATTGGACTCTAAGCAAAGCGATGGACAGCCACAATGTTGGCCGTGGAAGAAAATCGGTTCGAAATGCATTAACAAAAGTGAAGGCCAATACCATTGTTGCTGGTATTAAAAGTGACATCCTTTTCCCTTTTGCTGAGCAGCGATTTATTGCAAAGAATATAAAAAATGCCCGTTTCGAATTGATTGATTCTTTATACGGACACGATGGATTCCTTATTGAATCTGAAAAAATTAAAAATCACTTATTAAAGCTTTTAAAATGA
- a CDS encoding O-acetylhomoserine aminocarboxypropyltransferase/cysteine synthase family protein, whose protein sequence is MSTQLNFETLQLHAGYENVEESTRSRAVPLYQTSSYTFKNAEHGANLFALKEFGNIYTRIMNPTTDVFEKRIAALEGGVAALAVGSGQAAQFIALNNILRAGDNFVSTSFLYGGTYNQFKVAFKRLGIEVRFAESDKAEHFSQLIDENTKAIYLETIGNPGFNVPDFDAIAELANKHDIPLVVDNTFGAGGYLFRPIEHGAAVVTASATKWIGGHGTSIGGVIIDSGNFNWGNGKFPDFTEPSEGYHGLKFWDTFGFDNPLGLPNIAFAIRARVEGLRDFGPALSPFNSFLLLQGLETLSLRVQRTVDNALELAKWLDAHPLVESVNYPGLETSSYHALAKKYLKNGFGGVLSFVIKGGKEEATKFIDSLELVSHLANVGDAKTLIIQPSATTHQQLSEEEQLSSGVLPNLLRISVGIEHIDDIKNDLANAFSKIRSTEHAKV, encoded by the coding sequence ATGTCAACACAATTAAATTTTGAAACACTACAGCTACACGCTGGATACGAAAATGTAGAAGAGAGCACACGTTCAAGAGCGGTGCCTTTGTACCAAACTTCATCTTATACCTTTAAAAATGCTGAGCATGGCGCGAATCTTTTTGCGCTTAAGGAGTTTGGCAACATCTACACCCGAATTATGAATCCAACCACCGATGTGTTTGAAAAGCGCATCGCAGCATTGGAAGGCGGAGTGGCTGCTTTAGCAGTGGGTTCCGGGCAAGCGGCCCAGTTTATAGCGCTTAATAACATTCTTAGAGCTGGAGATAATTTTGTTTCCACCTCCTTTTTGTACGGTGGAACTTATAATCAATTTAAAGTTGCATTCAAGCGGTTAGGCATTGAAGTGCGATTTGCCGAGAGTGATAAAGCAGAACATTTCTCCCAACTCATCGATGAGAATACGAAAGCCATTTATTTGGAAACCATAGGTAATCCCGGTTTTAACGTACCTGATTTTGATGCCATTGCAGAGCTGGCCAACAAACACGACATTCCTTTGGTTGTGGACAACACCTTTGGTGCTGGCGGTTATTTATTCAGACCTATTGAACATGGTGCCGCAGTGGTTACTGCCTCTGCTACTAAATGGATTGGCGGACATGGTACATCTATCGGTGGCGTAATTATCGACTCTGGTAATTTCAATTGGGGCAATGGTAAATTCCCTGATTTTACTGAGCCATCAGAAGGGTATCATGGCCTAAAATTCTGGGATACATTTGGCTTCGATAATCCGTTAGGTTTACCAAACATCGCTTTCGCCATTCGAGCAAGAGTAGAAGGTTTGCGAGATTTCGGTCCTGCATTAAGTCCATTTAACTCTTTCTTGCTTTTACAGGGGTTGGAAACTCTTTCTCTGAGAGTGCAACGTACTGTAGATAATGCACTTGAATTGGCCAAGTGGTTAGATGCACATCCGTTGGTAGAATCAGTGAACTACCCCGGATTAGAGACCAGTAGCTACCATGCACTTGCTAAAAAGTACCTGAAAAATGGTTTTGGTGGTGTATTGTCTTTTGTCATTAAAGGAGGCAAAGAAGAAGCAACAAAGTTTATTGATAGCCTTGAATTGGTAAGTCATTTAGCTAATGTGGGAGATGCAAAAACACTGATCATTCAACCATCAGCCACTACCCATCAGCAGCTAAGTGAAGAGGAGCAACTGTCTTCCGGGGTTTTACCAAACCTTCTAAGAATATCTGTTGGAATAGAACATATCGATGACATTAAAAATGATTTAGCCAATGCCTTCAGTAAAATCAGAAGCACAGAGCACGCAAAAGTCTAA
- a CDS encoding OsmC family protein: MSKTLNFSVRSRSESPAKTNINVRGFNLTVDEPEALGGTDLAPNPVEYILAGYAGCINVVAHIVAKEQNINLKDLEIDIDGDLDPARLFGTSFTERAGYKNIQVNLKTSTKLNEGQRVKWLKEIEYRCPVNDNLSNKTPIKFLLTPNN; the protein is encoded by the coding sequence ATGTCAAAGACATTGAACTTTTCGGTGCGCTCAAGGAGTGAATCACCAGCAAAAACGAACATCAACGTAAGAGGTTTTAACCTTACTGTAGACGAACCCGAAGCCCTTGGTGGAACTGACCTGGCGCCCAATCCGGTAGAATATATTCTTGCGGGTTATGCAGGCTGCATCAATGTGGTAGCCCACATTGTCGCCAAAGAGCAAAACATCAATCTAAAAGATTTAGAAATAGATATCGATGGCGACTTAGACCCCGCAAGGCTTTTCGGCACCTCTTTTACCGAAAGGGCAGGTTACAAAAACATTCAGGTAAACCTTAAAACTTCAACCAAACTCAACGAAGGTCAACGGGTAAAATGGCTCAAAGAAATTGAGTACAGATGCCCCGTAAATGACAATCTGAGCAACAAAACGCCTATTAAATTTTTATTAACCCCTAACAATTAG
- a CDS encoding energy transducer TonB, which produces MSVKKNINLEFSCPENLNSMEPTMDGFNCNKCSKELIDFRNKSDEEIQRIISKSLNPICGVFKRSQLSHRFLKYAAATFIATATSININAQTKELDSLELEYAIDSLIQTEFEDNDIPFLGIIVETQAEPIGGYPKFFEAISKAVKYPAELKEKGRVFIQFTVDTLGQMDEFKIVRGYNELADQATLNALKNLNFPFSPAEQRGKPVRTRLVIPVTFDPKTEE; this is translated from the coding sequence ATGAGCGTGAAAAAAAATATCAACCTGGAATTCAGTTGTCCAGAGAATCTCAACTCTATGGAACCAACCATGGACGGATTCAACTGCAACAAATGCTCGAAAGAACTTATTGACTTTAGGAATAAATCTGATGAAGAAATCCAACGGATAATTTCAAAGTCATTAAACCCAATATGTGGAGTTTTTAAGCGGTCTCAGTTGAGTCACAGGTTTTTGAAATACGCTGCTGCTACATTTATTGCAACTGCCACTTCGATTAACATTAACGCTCAAACCAAAGAACTAGATAGTTTGGAGCTCGAATATGCAATTGACTCACTAATACAAACCGAATTCGAAGATAATGACATCCCATTTCTCGGAATCATTGTGGAAACTCAAGCCGAACCAATTGGCGGATATCCCAAATTCTTCGAAGCAATTTCTAAAGCGGTAAAATATCCAGCCGAACTTAAAGAGAAAGGTAGAGTCTTTATCCAATTCACAGTTGACACTCTAGGTCAAATGGACGAATTCAAAATCGTAAGGGGCTACAATGAACTTGCGGATCAGGCTACCTTAAACGCTTTAAAGAATCTGAACTTCCCCTTCAGCCCTGCTGAACAAAGAGGAAAACCGGTAAGAACTCGTTTGGTAATTCCTGTAACATTTGATCCAAAAACTGAGGAATAA